A DNA window from Aureibaculum sp. 2308TA14-22 contains the following coding sequences:
- a CDS encoding porin family protein, whose protein sequence is MRKLVLTVLTLTLTTTLLSAQVDFGLKGGVNYNFGGDLSELLSDTGNNVEDIITGADNKAGFHVGLYSKIHFMGMYLRPELIYTELNNSYDSDGDVTTDFKTKKVDIPILLGTKLFGPVHIYAGPSIQYLIKSDFSQDEIENIKTNDFSVGLQIGTGLQLGRLGIDVRWEKGFSNDLDGKLGSTNINVDNRPNQIVFGLAYQFNDRKRRR, encoded by the coding sequence ATGAGAAAATTAGTATTAACCGTACTAACCCTTACCTTAACAACAACATTATTATCTGCACAAGTTGACTTCGGCTTAAAAGGTGGAGTTAATTACAACTTTGGAGGAGATTTGTCCGAATTGCTTAGCGATACTGGAAATAACGTTGAAGACATTATTACCGGAGCCGACAATAAAGCCGGATTTCATGTAGGACTTTATTCTAAAATTCATTTTATGGGTATGTATCTAAGACCAGAACTTATCTATACTGAATTGAATAATTCTTATGATAGTGACGGTGACGTAACTACTGATTTTAAAACCAAAAAAGTAGATATTCCTATTTTATTAGGTACTAAGCTATTTGGTCCTGTGCACATTTATGCTGGTCCATCCATTCAGTATTTAATAAAATCAGATTTTAGCCAGGATGAGATTGAAAACATTAAAACCAATGATTTTAGTGTTGGACTTCAAATTGGTACAGGTTTGCAATTAGGTAGGCTTGGCATTGATGTACGTTGGGAAAAAGGTTTCTCTAATGATTTAGATGGAAAACTAGGAAGTACAAATATTAATGTTGACAACAGACCTAACCAGATTGTATTTGGTTTGGCGTATCAATTTAATGATAGAAAACGAAGACGTTAG
- a CDS encoding transketolase family protein, translating into MKKYTFTEKQDTRSGFGAGLAELGRTNPNVVALCADLIGSLKMDKFIEENPERFFQVGIAEANMMGIAAGLTIGGKIPFTGTFANFSTGRVYDQIRQSIAYSDKNVKICASHAGLTLGEDGATHQILEDIGLMKMLPGMTVINTCDYNQTKAATIAIADYKGPVYLRFGRPKVPVFTAVDQKFEIGKAVQFTEGKDVTIVATGHLVWEALQASKALEEKGISAEVINIHTIKPLDKDAILKSVKKTGCVVTAEEHNYLGGLGESVARVLSKEHPTPQEFIATKDTFGESGTPEQLMEKYGLNSNAIAKAVEKVLKRK; encoded by the coding sequence ATGAAAAAATACACTTTTACCGAAAAACAGGATACACGTTCAGGCTTCGGAGCTGGATTAGCAGAATTAGGCAGAACCAATCCTAATGTGGTAGCTCTTTGTGCCGATTTAATTGGTTCCTTAAAAATGGACAAGTTTATTGAGGAAAATCCTGAACGTTTTTTTCAAGTAGGTATTGCTGAAGCCAATATGATGGGTATTGCAGCAGGATTGACCATTGGCGGTAAAATTCCCTTTACAGGTACTTTTGCTAATTTTTCTACGGGTAGGGTATATGATCAAATTCGTCAATCAATTGCATATTCCGATAAAAATGTAAAAATTTGTGCTTCTCATGCGGGTTTAACCTTAGGTGAAGATGGTGCCACGCATCAAATATTAGAAGATATAGGTTTAATGAAAATGTTGCCGGGCATGACGGTTATCAACACTTGCGACTACAACCAGACAAAGGCAGCTACTATTGCCATTGCTGACTATAAAGGTCCGGTTTATTTACGTTTTGGAAGACCTAAAGTGCCCGTATTTACAGCTGTAGATCAAAAATTTGAAATCGGTAAAGCGGTTCAATTTACGGAAGGAAAAGATGTTACTATTGTTGCTACGGGTCATTTGGTTTGGGAAGCCTTGCAAGCATCCAAAGCTTTAGAAGAAAAAGGTATTTCTGCTGAAGTAATTAATATCCATACCATAAAGCCATTAGATAAAGATGCTATTTTAAAATCAGTTAAAAAAACAGGTTGTGTAGTTACTGCTGAAGAACACAACTATTTAGGTGGTTTGGGTGAAAGTGTTGCACGTGTACTATCCAAAGAACATCCTACTCCACAAGAATTTATTGCTACTAAAGATACATTTGGCGAATCCGGAACTCCTGAACAACTCATGGAAAAATATGGACTAAACAGTAATGCCATTGCTAAAGCTGTAGAAAAAGTATTGAAAAGAAAATAA
- a CDS encoding Maf family nucleotide pyrophosphatase, translating into MLADTLKNYNILLGSKSPRRQQFLEDLGISFTLVSIDVEEEYPKYLHGNEITSFLAELKADAYENELGDDEILITADTIVRASGKVLGKPKDVDDAKKILTFLSERQHEVITSVCLKTKNKTKIISDTTIVHFKKLTEEEIDFYIENFKPFDKAGAYGIQEWIGYIAVEKIEGSFYTVMGFPVHKFYKEIMNF; encoded by the coding sequence ATGCTGGCTGATACATTAAAAAATTACAACATATTACTAGGTTCAAAATCACCTAGAAGGCAACAATTTTTAGAAGATCTGGGTATTTCATTTACTTTGGTTTCCATTGATGTTGAAGAAGAGTATCCTAAATATTTACATGGTAATGAAATTACAAGTTTTTTAGCAGAGTTAAAAGCAGATGCTTATGAAAATGAGCTAGGTGATGATGAAATACTTATTACTGCAGACACTATTGTAAGAGCTTCTGGAAAAGTGTTGGGGAAACCTAAAGATGTTGATGATGCTAAAAAAATATTGACTTTTCTATCTGAAAGACAACATGAAGTCATTACTTCTGTTTGTCTCAAAACCAAAAATAAAACCAAAATAATCAGTGATACAACTATTGTTCACTTTAAAAAATTGACAGAAGAAGAAATAGATTTTTATATTGAAAACTTTAAGCCTTTTGATAAAGCGGGAGCTTATGGTATTCAAGAATGGATAGGTTATATTGCTGTTGAAAAAATAGAGGGTAGTTTTTACACAGTAATGGGTTTCCCTGTTCATAAGTTTTATAAAGAAATAATGAATTTTTAA
- a CDS encoding geranylgeranylglycerol-phosphate geranylgeranyltransferase, producing MTLSSFLQLVRWKNLVMLGLIQFLFKYIYFPAFSVDTALSNLNFLILVFTTLIIAAAGYIINDIYDVEADKINKPTKVLVSRKITRKQANFLYNIFNGVGLLSGLYLAYTIDKLSFVAIFVITILLLKVYNSDFKKRPLIGNIVISLLVSLSILIVGVFDIIPMVTEDNDVDQYYAFRVLIDYAAFAFMFMLLREMVKDVEDVNGDKNMNMKTLPIILGRKRANYIIFGLSFIPLILITSYSFNSFGNVPFVLAYMLIVVLLPLLYFMTKILYAKSKKDYIFASKLLKLIMLLGMFSIAVLSLTIYYAG from the coding sequence ATGACGCTGAGCTCTTTTTTACAGTTGGTTCGGTGGAAGAACTTAGTAATGCTGGGGCTAATTCAATTTTTGTTTAAATACATCTATTTTCCTGCATTTTCAGTTGATACTGCTTTATCTAATTTAAACTTTTTAATTTTAGTTTTTACTACACTTATAATTGCAGCAGCTGGATATATTATCAATGATATTTATGATGTTGAGGCGGATAAAATCAATAAACCCACCAAGGTTTTAGTTAGTCGAAAAATAACTAGAAAACAAGCTAATTTTCTATATAATATTTTTAACGGTGTAGGATTGTTAAGCGGGTTGTATTTGGCATATACCATAGATAAATTATCCTTTGTAGCCATTTTTGTCATTACTATTTTATTATTAAAAGTCTATAATTCTGATTTTAAAAAAAGACCCTTAATCGGTAATATAGTTATATCACTGTTGGTTTCACTAAGTATTCTTATTGTGGGTGTTTTTGACATTATTCCTATGGTTACTGAAGATAATGATGTTGACCAGTATTACGCTTTTAGGGTATTGATAGATTATGCAGCCTTTGCCTTTATGTTTATGTTATTGCGTGAAATGGTTAAGGACGTTGAGGATGTTAATGGAGATAAAAACATGAACATGAAAACCCTGCCTATAATTTTAGGTAGAAAAAGAGCTAATTATATTATTTTTGGGCTTAGTTTTATTCCTTTAATTTTAATTACTTCTTATAGTTTTAATAGTTTTGGGAATGTGCCCTTTGTGTTGGCTTATATGCTTATTGTAGTGCTATTACCCCTACTCTATTTTATGACTAAAATATTATATGCCAAATCAAAAAAGGATTATATTTTTGCAAGCAAATTATTAAAACTGATTATGTTATTGGGTATGTTTTCCATAGCTGTTCTCTCGTTAACAATTTATTATGCTGGCTGA
- the smpB gene encoding SsrA-binding protein SmpB: MQPKINIKNKKARFEYEILDTYVAGIQLTGTEIKSIRASKARITESFCEFNDKGELFVINMYIEEYINGNIYNHKPKSERRLLLNKRELKKLQKEVQNVGLTIIPLKLFLTDKGWAKLEIGLAKGKKLYDKRETIKDRDNKRNLDRIKKNYK; the protein is encoded by the coding sequence ATGCAACCAAAAATTAACATAAAGAATAAAAAAGCTCGCTTTGAGTATGAAATTTTAGACACTTACGTGGCTGGAATCCAACTTACGGGTACTGAAATTAAATCCATAAGGGCCAGTAAAGCCCGTATTACCGAAAGTTTTTGTGAGTTTAACGACAAAGGTGAACTTTTTGTCATCAATATGTATATTGAAGAATATATTAATGGCAATATATACAACCACAAACCTAAAAGTGAAAGGCGTTTATTACTAAATAAACGTGAACTAAAAAAGCTTCAAAAAGAAGTTCAAAATGTAGGATTAACCATCATCCCACTAAAATTATTTTTAACGGATAAAGGCTGGGCAAAACTTGAAATCGGTTTGGCAAAAGGCAAAAAATTATATGACAAAAGAGAAACCATAAAAGATAGGGACAACAAACGGAATTTGGATAGAATTAAAAAAAACTATAAATGA
- a CDS encoding SixA phosphatase family protein, with protein sequence MKKFLFAILLFSLTFTAFSQQKEKTTYYLIRHAEKERVDKTDKNPELNKKGKARAKKWSRIFDELKIDAIYSTDYNRTLQTAAPTAKSKKLEVKKYHPINIDMDSFLKETKGKSVLIVGHSNTVPSFANKLIGNGKYLNIDDTDNDNLYLVTIEGDLIEHVVIDVE encoded by the coding sequence ATGAAAAAGTTTCTATTTGCCATTTTACTGTTTTCACTAACATTTACTGCCTTTTCGCAACAAAAAGAAAAGACTACTTATTATCTAATTCGTCATGCAGAAAAAGAAAGAGTTGATAAAACAGATAAAAACCCAGAACTCAATAAAAAAGGAAAAGCTAGGGCAAAAAAATGGAGTAGAATTTTTGATGAATTAAAAATAGACGCCATTTATTCTACAGATTATAATAGAACATTACAAACCGCGGCACCTACAGCTAAGTCCAAAAAATTAGAAGTAAAGAAATATCATCCTATCAATATAGATATGGATTCCTTTTTAAAAGAAACTAAAGGAAAATCAGTACTTATTGTGGGACATAGTAATACTGTACCCAGTTTTGCCAATAAACTCATTGGTAATGGTAAATATCTAAATATTGATGACACCGACAATGACAACCTATATCTGGTTACTATTGAAGGCGACTTGATTGAGCATGTTGTAATTGATGTGGAGTAA
- a CDS encoding Hsp20/alpha crystallin family protein, translated as MLVKSKGVPVMPTILDDFFRDWNTTNFSETNTSLPAVNIKENEDEFTVQVAVPGMDKKDFQIDLDNDVLTISSEKKEENEETKDNYTRREYSYQSFKRSFNLPKNVVDSDKIKANYKNGELSIAIPKREEAKPKPARLIEVK; from the coding sequence ATGTTAGTAAAAAGCAAAGGCGTTCCAGTTATGCCAACAATTTTAGATGATTTTTTCAGAGATTGGAATACAACCAATTTTTCAGAGACCAATACAAGTTTACCTGCTGTAAATATTAAAGAAAATGAAGATGAATTTACAGTACAAGTAGCTGTACCGGGAATGGATAAAAAAGATTTTCAGATTGATCTGGATAATGATGTATTGACCATATCCTCAGAAAAGAAAGAAGAAAATGAAGAAACAAAAGACAATTATACTCGTAGAGAGTACAGTTACCAATCTTTTAAAAGAAGTTTTAATTTGCCAAAAAATGTAGTCGATAGCGATAAAATAAAAGCGAACTACAAAAATGGAGAATTGAGTATTGCTATTCCTAAACGCGAAGAAGCAAAACCAAAACCAGCCAGACTTATTGAGGTAAAGTAA
- a CDS encoding acyl-CoA thioesterase, which yields MQNLPKIVTNQTKIRFQDCDPFNHLNNGSYINYFMNHREDMLIKHYDVDIYALAKTTGKSWVSSSNQIAYLRPAFLMETVTIESQLINYSETDLLVEMRMYDKDKTELKAIIWCGFVHFNLLKQSRDTHNEKFMNLFKEICLPLENSKTFEQRIQGLKSKNPTLV from the coding sequence ATGCAAAACTTACCTAAAATAGTAACTAACCAAACCAAAATCAGGTTTCAAGATTGTGACCCGTTCAATCACTTAAACAACGGAAGTTATATCAATTACTTTATGAATCATCGTGAAGATATGTTAATTAAACACTACGATGTAGATATTTATGCTCTTGCAAAAACTACTGGTAAAAGTTGGGTCTCGTCTAGTAATCAGATTGCCTATTTACGTCCCGCCTTTTTAATGGAAACGGTAACCATAGAATCACAATTGATAAATTACTCAGAAACTGATCTTCTTGTAGAAATGCGTATGTATGATAAAGACAAAACTGAATTAAAAGCAATAATTTGGTGCGGTTTTGTTCATTTCAATTTATTAAAACAAAGTCGTGACACGCACAACGAAAAATTTATGAATCTGTTTAAGGAAATTTGTCTTCCTTTAGAAAATAGTAAAACTTTTGAGCAAAGAATACAAGGTCTAAAATCTAAAAACCCAACATTAGTTTAA
- a CDS encoding TetR/AcrR family transcriptional regulator — translation MQTKAELTKLHILKTVAPIFNQYGYAATSLSDITEATNLTKGAIYGHFENKEELATAAFNYNVKTMLTRIGEHLQSNDSPIQKLYLITDFYRNYYDYSQELGGCPIINIGVDANNQNTALMERVRYVVQKIQDQVATLIKRGIELGEISSEINAMTYAKRIDTLLQGAIFLTYTMNDDSYLKETTDYIDVIITNELKQ, via the coding sequence ATGCAAACTAAAGCAGAACTTACAAAACTTCATATTTTAAAAACGGTTGCTCCCATATTTAATCAGTATGGTTATGCTGCAACGAGCTTGAGTGATATTACCGAAGCCACCAATTTAACTAAAGGAGCAATATATGGTCATTTTGAAAATAAAGAAGAATTGGCCACTGCAGCCTTTAATTACAATGTAAAAACCATGCTGACCAGAATTGGAGAGCATTTGCAATCCAACGATTCTCCAATTCAAAAACTCTATTTGATTACCGATTTTTATAGAAATTATTACGATTACAGTCAAGAACTGGGCGGATGTCCAATTATTAATATAGGTGTTGATGCTAACAATCAAAACACAGCTTTAATGGAAAGAGTACGTTACGTAGTTCAAAAAATACAAGACCAAGTAGCTACATTAATTAAAAGAGGCATTGAATTAGGTGAAATCAGTTCAGAAATAAACGCGATGACCTACGCCAAACGTATTGATACACTATTGCAAGGGGCAATTTTTTTGACCTATACCATGAATGACGATTCTTACCTTAAAGAAACAACAGATTATATTGATGTTATTATTACAAATGAATTAAAACAATAA
- a CDS encoding MutS-related protein, with protein MNWLLGLLFILIILFLISNYNKKKRLASLRKRLLENWGKPKSEKFYFQSIGKYFYNNSHKKKAYHTISDRVKSDLDIDAVFQFIDRTSSKIGQQFLYYKLRTIENIDKLHRFSSFSKNFTNDSNLRLKCQILLSNLNSNAAYELEKLINDKTIEKPKNINWVYILTATSVTSIFLVFVHPLFLLLLIPVFAVNTILHYKNKENITYYLDGVSQLNKSLIVSKELAKFEKIKFYFTNLSFIKKINTIHLKTKFIGLEKHIESEFAALFWLAIELIKILFNVEYIIFYSFIDSITKEKESIEKLFLFIGEIDAAISTASLKAGKEQICTPNFTDKKQIQTTEIYHPLIKNCVDNDLNLKDKSMLLTGSNMSGKTTFIRTIAVNSILAQTLNICFAKSYTAPFLKIHTSIRITDDLLEDTSYYLQEVLTIKELIKASKAEENCLFVLDEIFKGTNTIERISGGKAILSYLNQQNHIVLVSTHDIELTEMLKKENYELYHFSEQIENGKLLFDHKLKSGKLKTRNAIKILELYDYPKIIITDAKKIEEERFG; from the coding sequence ATGAACTGGCTTTTAGGATTATTATTTATTCTTATAATACTATTTTTAATCAGCAACTACAATAAGAAAAAAAGATTAGCCAGTTTAAGAAAGAGATTATTGGAAAACTGGGGTAAACCTAAGTCAGAAAAGTTCTACTTTCAGTCAATTGGTAAGTATTTTTATAATAATAGCCATAAAAAGAAAGCATATCATACTATTTCCGACCGTGTCAAATCCGATTTAGATATTGATGCAGTTTTTCAATTTATAGACCGGACTTCATCTAAAATCGGTCAGCAATTTCTTTACTATAAACTAAGGACGATTGAGAACATTGATAAATTACATAGGTTTAGTTCTTTTAGTAAAAATTTCACTAATGATAGCAATCTAAGACTCAAATGTCAAATTCTTCTGTCAAACTTAAATTCCAATGCCGCTTATGAATTGGAAAAATTAATTAACGACAAAACTATTGAAAAACCCAAGAACATTAATTGGGTTTATATCCTAACTGCAACCTCTGTCACATCAATTTTTCTGGTATTTGTCCATCCCCTATTTTTATTACTATTAATTCCTGTTTTTGCCGTTAACACTATTTTACACTATAAAAATAAGGAAAACATCACTTATTATTTAGATGGTGTATCGCAGCTTAACAAAAGTTTAATAGTCAGTAAAGAACTGGCTAAATTCGAAAAAATAAAATTCTATTTTACCAATCTGTCTTTTATTAAAAAGATAAATACTATTCACCTTAAAACAAAATTTATAGGGCTTGAGAAACATATAGAAAGTGAATTTGCCGCATTGTTTTGGTTAGCAATTGAACTTATAAAAATTCTATTCAATGTAGAGTATATTATCTTTTACAGCTTTATTGATTCCATTACAAAAGAAAAAGAGAGTATTGAAAAACTATTTCTTTTTATTGGAGAAATAGATGCCGCTATTTCAACAGCTTCTCTAAAGGCAGGTAAAGAACAAATTTGTACACCTAATTTTACTGATAAAAAACAAATTCAAACGACTGAAATTTATCATCCTTTAATTAAAAATTGTGTCGATAATGATTTAAACCTCAAAGATAAAAGTATGCTATTGACAGGTTCTAACATGTCTGGCAAAACTACTTTTATCAGAACCATAGCAGTTAATAGTATCTTAGCTCAAACACTAAATATTTGCTTTGCTAAAAGTTACACAGCTCCATTTTTAAAAATCCACACTTCAATTAGAATAACAGATGATTTGCTAGAAGACACCAGTTATTATTTACAAGAAGTACTCACGATTAAAGAATTGATAAAAGCTTCAAAAGCCGAAGAAAACTGCCTATTTGTTCTTGATGAGATTTTTAAAGGAACTAATACTATTGAACGAATTTCGGGCGGAAAAGCAATTTTATCCTATTTAAATCAGCAGAACCATATTGTTTTAGTTTCAACACATGATATTGAACTGACCGAAATGCTAAAAAAAGAAAACTACGAACTATATCACTTTAGTGAACAAATTGAAAATGGTAAACTATTATTTGATCATAAATTGAAAAGCGGGAAATTAAAAACAAGAAATGCAATCAAAATTTTGGAATTATATGATTATCCGAAAATAATTATTACAGATGCAAAAAAAATAGAGGAGGAACGCTTTGGATAA
- the clpB gene encoding ATP-dependent chaperone ClpB, whose protein sequence is MNFNNYTIKSQEAVQQAQQIAQGFGHQQIENAHILKGIFEVDENVTPFLLNKLGVNVDIFKRTLDNIISSFPKVSGAELMLSRKAGTMMTDAANIAKKMKDEYISIEHILLAILKAKDNTAQLMRDNGITEKDLRAAIEELRKGSKVKSQGAEDTYNALSKYGKNLNQLANDGKLDPVIGRDEEIRRILQILSRRTKNNPILIGEPGVGKTAIAEGLAHRIVKGDVPENLAEKIIYSLDMGALIAGAKYKGEFEERLKSVVKEVVSADGQIVLFIDEIHTLVGAGGGQGAMDAANILKPALARGELRAIGATTLDEYQKHFEKDKALERRFQKVVVDEPDTESAISILRGIKDKYETHHKVQIKDDAIIAAVELSQRYITDRFLPDKAIDLMDESAAKLRMEINSKPEELDVLDRKIMQLEIEIEAIKREKDEKKLKSLKEEVANFKEEREGIYAKWKSEKEVVDQIQAAKKAIEEYKLKAEKAERNGEYGKVAEIRYGKIKAEEEKLATLQKDVLKNQDTALIKEEVTAEDIAEVVAKWTGIPVQKMLQSEREKLLKLEDELHKRVIGQDEAIQAVADAVRRSKAGLQDMKRPVGSFLFLGTTGVGKTELAKTLAAYLFDDESAMTRIDMSEYQERHAVSRLVGAPPGYVGYEEGGQLTEAVRRKPYSVVLLDEIEKAHPDTFNILLQVLDEGRLTDNKGRVADFRNSIIIMTSNMGSQIIQENFEDFDMTNRDQVTENTKVQVIDLLRKTIRPEFINRIDEIVMFTPLNEAEVTQIVKLQLNGLTKMLAEKGITLATTDEAVESLSRQGFDPQFGARPIKRVIQKKVLNELSKEILSGNVTANSNILLDAFDDKLVFRNK, encoded by the coding sequence ATGAATTTTAATAACTATACTATAAAATCGCAAGAAGCCGTGCAACAAGCTCAGCAAATTGCACAAGGCTTTGGACATCAACAAATTGAAAATGCCCATATCCTAAAGGGTATTTTTGAGGTTGACGAGAACGTAACGCCTTTTTTACTGAATAAATTGGGTGTGAATGTTGACATTTTCAAACGGACCTTAGACAATATTATTTCAAGTTTTCCGAAAGTTTCTGGAGCTGAACTCATGCTTTCACGTAAAGCGGGCACCATGATGACCGATGCAGCGAATATTGCCAAAAAAATGAAAGATGAATACATTTCTATCGAGCATATACTATTGGCTATCTTAAAAGCTAAGGATAACACCGCTCAATTGATGAGAGATAATGGTATCACTGAAAAAGATTTAAGGGCAGCCATTGAAGAATTGCGAAAAGGGAGTAAAGTAAAAAGTCAAGGTGCAGAAGATACCTACAATGCGTTAAGCAAATACGGAAAAAACCTGAACCAACTGGCTAATGACGGAAAATTAGATCCAGTTATTGGTCGCGATGAGGAAATACGAAGAATTTTACAAATTTTATCGCGTAGAACTAAAAACAATCCCATATTAATAGGTGAACCCGGTGTGGGTAAAACCGCCATTGCGGAAGGATTGGCACATAGAATTGTAAAGGGTGATGTACCAGAAAACCTAGCAGAAAAAATTATCTATTCACTGGATATGGGTGCATTGATTGCGGGAGCTAAATACAAAGGTGAATTTGAAGAACGTTTAAAATCGGTCGTAAAAGAAGTGGTTTCTGCTGATGGGCAAATTGTGCTATTTATTGATGAAATACACACGTTGGTTGGTGCTGGCGGTGGACAAGGAGCTATGGACGCAGCCAATATTTTAAAGCCGGCTTTGGCACGAGGCGAACTCCGTGCAATAGGTGCAACTACGTTGGACGAATACCAAAAACACTTTGAAAAGGATAAGGCTTTAGAGCGTCGTTTCCAAAAAGTGGTAGTTGATGAACCCGATACGGAAAGTGCTATTTCCATTCTTCGAGGTATTAAGGATAAATACGAAACACATCACAAGGTGCAAATTAAAGATGATGCTATTATTGCAGCCGTTGAGCTTTCGCAACGCTATATCACGGACAGGTTTTTACCAGATAAAGCGATTGACCTGATGGATGAATCTGCCGCAAAACTGCGTATGGAGATCAATTCTAAACCGGAGGAGCTTGATGTCTTGGACAGAAAGATTATGCAGTTGGAAATAGAAATCGAAGCTATCAAACGAGAAAAAGACGAAAAAAAACTGAAAAGTTTAAAAGAAGAAGTCGCCAATTTTAAAGAAGAACGTGAAGGCATTTATGCCAAATGGAAAAGCGAAAAAGAAGTTGTTGATCAAATTCAAGCCGCTAAAAAAGCTATTGAAGAATATAAATTGAAAGCTGAAAAGGCTGAACGAAATGGGGAGTACGGCAAAGTAGCGGAAATCCGTTATGGAAAAATAAAAGCTGAAGAGGAAAAGTTGGCTACACTACAAAAGGATGTCTTAAAAAATCAAGATACTGCATTAATAAAAGAAGAAGTTACCGCTGAGGACATTGCAGAAGTGGTCGCCAAATGGACAGGAATTCCCGTTCAAAAAATGTTGCAGAGCGAGCGTGAAAAACTCTTGAAGCTAGAAGACGAACTACACAAACGTGTAATTGGCCAAGACGAAGCCATTCAAGCCGTTGCAGATGCCGTGAGACGTTCTAAAGCGGGACTGCAAGATATGAAACGACCCGTGGGCAGTTTCCTATTTTTGGGAACTACTGGTGTTGGTAAAACAGAGTTGGCAAAAACATTGGCAGCCTACCTATTTGATGATGAAAGTGCCATGACCCGTATTGACATGAGTGAATATCAGGAACGTCATGCAGTTAGCAGACTGGTTGGTGCACCTCCAGGGTACGTAGGTTATGAAGAAGGTGGCCAGTTGACCGAAGCCGTGAGACGTAAACCATATTCGGTGGTGTTGTTGGATGAAATTGAAAAAGCACATCCTGATACGTTTAATATTTTGCTACAGGTATTAGATGAAGGTCGTTTAACTGACAATAAAGGTAGAGTAGCCGATTTTAGAAATTCAATCATCATTATGACCTCAAATATGGGCTCGCAGATTATTCAAGAGAACTTTGAAGATTTTGATATGACCAATCGCGATCAAGTTACGGAGAATACCAAGGTTCAAGTTATAGATTTGTTGCGAAAAACCATTCGCCCAGAATTTATAAACAGAATTGACGAAATAGTTATGTTTACACCGCTGAATGAAGCTGAAGTAACTCAGATTGTAAAATTACAATTAAACGGTCTGACTAAAATGTTAGCTGAAAAAGGAATAACTCTTGCAACTACAGACGAAGCTGTTGAAAGTCTATCTCGCCAAGGGTTCGACCCTCAATTTGGAGCAAGACCTATAAAAAGAGTAATCCAAAAAAAGGTATTGAACGAACTGTCTAAAGAAATTCTTTCGGGCAATGTAACTGCTAATAGTAATATATTGTTAGATGCCTTTGACGATAAATTAGTATTCAGAAATAAATAA
- the ytxJ gene encoding bacillithiol system redox-active protein YtxJ produces the protein MGILKSLFGKGTEKTEQPKINWISLTEINQLDDIVKKSNSKYQAIFKHSTRCGISSGVLRQFERQEDTDEIDFYYLDLLSFRSISDEIATRFGVMHQSPQLIVLKDGVVVTQGSHYDIMSLKI, from the coding sequence ATGGGAATACTTAAAAGTTTGTTTGGAAAAGGAACTGAGAAAACTGAACAACCTAAAATAAATTGGATTTCGTTAACGGAGATCAACCAATTGGATGATATTGTTAAAAAGTCTAATTCAAAATATCAAGCTATATTTAAACATAGCACCAGATGTGGAATTAGTAGTGGTGTATTACGGCAGTTTGAACGTCAGGAAGATACAGATGAGATCGATTTTTACTATTTGGATCTATTGAGTTTCAGATCAATTTCTGATGAAATAGCTACTAGGTTTGGTGTTATGCACCAATCACCACAATTAATCGTACTTAAGGACGGTGTTGTAGTTACTCAAGGCTCACATTATGATATTATGAGTTTGAAAATATAG